One Acidobacteriota bacterium genomic window carries:
- a CDS encoding methyltransferase domain-containing protein, giving the protein MTKEERLQLAHTPPAWMYEFDLGDGIRTPLLSPELRQIHRTRRDMMLPALAESFPEGLADLDCLDVACNEGYFSFLLQARGARVRGIDVRPLNIERARAVQRIQGQNPGELTFDVEDFLANQDPPDRYDLTLFLGLLYHLENPMGALRILHRITRRMCVVETQLTRQQAPVVSGWGATGTFLELPAALAIYREPDIEENRLAAHRGLSFIPNAAAASEMLSAAGFSEIERVAPPEDANPQYLAGDRAVFLAFK; this is encoded by the coding sequence ATGACCAAGGAAGAACGCTTGCAACTGGCCCACACCCCCCCGGCCTGGATGTACGAGTTCGACCTGGGAGATGGCATCCGCACGCCGCTGCTCTCCCCGGAGCTTCGCCAGATACACCGGACTCGCCGGGACATGATGCTGCCGGCGCTCGCGGAATCCTTTCCCGAGGGCCTGGCCGATCTCGACTGCCTGGACGTGGCCTGCAACGAGGGCTACTTCAGCTTTCTGCTCCAAGCCAGGGGAGCCCGGGTGCGGGGCATCGACGTGCGGCCCCTCAATATCGAGCGGGCCCGGGCCGTGCAGCGGATTCAGGGACAGAACCCCGGAGAGCTCACCTTCGACGTCGAGGATTTTCTGGCCAACCAGGACCCGCCGGACCGCTATGACCTGACCCTGTTTCTGGGTCTGCTCTACCATCTCGAGAATCCCATGGGAGCCCTGCGGATTCTGCATCGCATCACCCGCCGGATGTGCGTGGTGGAGACCCAGCTCACCCGGCAGCAGGCTCCGGTGGTCAGCGGCTGGGGAGCGACGGGTACCTTCCTGGAACTGCCGGCGGCCCTGGCCATCTACCGGGAGCCCGACATCGAGGAGAACCGCCTGGCGGCCCACCGGGGCCTGAGCTTCATCCCCAATGCCGCCGCTGCGAGCGAGATGCTTTCGGCGGCCGGTTTCTCCGAGATAGAGAGGGTTGCCCCGCCCGAGGATGCCAACCCCCAGTACCTGGCCGGAGATCGAGCCGTCTTCCTGGCGTTCAAGTGA
- a CDS encoding glycosyltransferase family 4 protein has product MDSLNILVLTAYPPALGLHGGGLRMYYNVKVLASRHRVTLISFIEHERERELLEKLEPLGVEVRAVPRRPVPPRHLWLPRPAEHYEFAGVAMSAEVRSVLQGRRFDVIQAEYLQMAQHVPREAVRRTVLTLHEIQYANAARVFEKAGNPWTGARRWYDWMVQLNYEIRSCSRFDAVVCMTGEDARLLAEFVPSSKLRTVPIGVDSRFFKPEVVAGGAPPGNKLLFVGNYRHPPNRESVYTMAERILPEVLRQEPEAEFWVVGGNTEMLDPERLGRHPRVRLQGYVQDLRAVYGQSAVFAAPILSGNGMRVKLLEALSMGMAVVTTPLGAQGFRVRHGEELLIADSPEAFAAAIAELLRDSRRRAELGSRARELIRERYDWSVIGRQFLDVVEAGHG; this is encoded by the coding sequence ATGGATTCCCTGAACATCCTGGTGCTGACCGCCTATCCGCCGGCCCTGGGCCTGCACGGCGGCGGCCTGCGCATGTATTACAATGTCAAGGTCCTGGCCTCCAGGCATCGGGTCACGCTGATCTCCTTTATCGAGCACGAGAGAGAGAGAGAGCTGCTGGAGAAGCTGGAGCCGCTGGGCGTGGAGGTTCGGGCGGTTCCACGCCGGCCGGTTCCGCCCCGCCACCTGTGGCTACCCCGGCCGGCCGAGCACTACGAGTTTGCCGGCGTAGCCATGTCCGCCGAAGTCCGGAGTGTGCTTCAAGGCCGGCGCTTCGACGTCATCCAGGCCGAGTACCTCCAGATGGCCCAGCACGTGCCCCGGGAGGCCGTCCGGCGCACCGTCCTCACTCTCCACGAGATTCAGTACGCCAATGCCGCCCGGGTTTTCGAGAAAGCCGGCAATCCCTGGACCGGGGCCCGCAGATGGTACGATTGGATGGTGCAGCTCAACTACGAGATTCGGTCCTGCTCCCGCTTCGACGCGGTCGTCTGCATGACCGGGGAGGACGCCCGGCTGCTAGCCGAGTTCGTGCCCTCCTCCAAGCTGCGGACCGTTCCTATCGGGGTCGACAGTCGCTTCTTCAAGCCGGAGGTGGTTGCAGGCGGCGCACCCCCCGGCAACAAGCTGCTCTTCGTGGGCAACTACCGCCACCCGCCCAACCGGGAGTCGGTCTACACCATGGCCGAGCGGATCCTTCCTGAGGTGCTGCGCCAGGAGCCGGAAGCCGAGTTCTGGGTGGTGGGCGGCAATACGGAGATGCTGGACCCGGAAAGGCTGGGCCGCCACCCCCGTGTGCGACTGCAGGGCTACGTCCAGGACCTGCGGGCCGTGTACGGACAATCCGCCGTTTTCGCCGCTCCCATCCTGTCCGGAAACGGCATGCGGGTGAAGCTGCTGGAGGCGCTCTCCATGGGCATGGCCGTGGTCACCACGCCGCTGGGAGCCCAGGGATTCCGGGTTCGGCACGGTGAGGAACTGCTGATTGCCGATTCCCCGGAGGCCTTTGCCGCCGCCATCGCCGAGTTGCTGCGGGATTCCCGCCGGCGGGCCGAGCTGGGCTCCAGGGCCCGCGAGCTGATCCGCGAGCGCTACGACTGGAGCGTCATCGGGCGGCAGTTTCTGGACGTGGTCGAGGCCGGTCATGGCTGA
- a CDS encoding sigma-70 family RNA polymerase sigma factor, which yields MELVRLTDKHLVARAARGDTGAFNLLVSRWEKRLFNYAFRLTGNREDALDVCQDTFLKAFQQLHRLQDPARFAGWLFTIARNYCLAHFRARQRRAEDGEGPDPQGLDALRPERSAARLGDLQEMEPAELRLLVEGALDRLSFEQREAVVLKVFEGLRFDEIAGIAGCPLSTAKSRMYLGLSRLKTILNEEPGRKS from the coding sequence TTGGAGCTGGTACGACTGACCGACAAGCATCTGGTAGCAAGAGCGGCTCGCGGTGACACCGGCGCCTTCAATCTCCTGGTGAGTCGATGGGAGAAGCGGCTCTTCAACTACGCCTTCCGCTTGACAGGGAACCGTGAGGATGCGCTGGACGTTTGCCAGGACACCTTTCTCAAAGCCTTCCAGCAGTTGCATCGACTCCAGGACCCCGCCCGGTTTGCCGGGTGGCTGTTCACCATCGCCCGCAACTACTGCCTGGCCCACTTCCGCGCCAGGCAGCGTCGGGCCGAGGACGGCGAAGGACCGGATCCCCAGGGCCTGGACGCCCTTCGGCCGGAGCGGTCGGCGGCGCGCCTCGGAGACCTGCAGGAGATGGAGCCGGCCGAGCTTCGCCTGCTGGTGGAAGGGGCGTTGGATCGGCTCTCCTTCGAGCAGCGGGAGGCGGTGGTGCTCAAGGTTTTCGAGGGACTCCGCTTCGATGAAATCGCAGGCATTGCAGGGTGTCCCTTGAGCACGGCCAAGTCCCGGATGTACCTGGGGCTGAGCCGGCTCAAGACCATCCTCAACGAAGAACCAGGGAGGAAATCATGA
- the gspE gene encoding type II secretion system ATPase GspE, whose protein sequence is MATRKLIGRILLDRNLISPPELQNGLALQRERRDRIGRILLDLGYLSEQDLLAALSAQHGTELIPAKDFPAVPLMVDKLSPKFLRQFRILPLDQEDGVLTVAMADPSDRNTLESLRMFTGVEVRVRLGREAEIDEALERLYGGSDEWAKAVQESDEALDEAEGIAENIEQLRDMASEVPVIRMVNQMISRAVERRASDIHLEPFEKDFRVRYRIDGILHNMDSPSPQLKAAVISRLKLMAKLNIAERRLPQDGRIQLKVLGKEIDLRVSTLPTLYGESLVMRILDKSDASSFELKRLGFPDDILASMEKLTALPHGILLVTGPTGSGKSTTLYSAMKGINHPDKKIITIEDPVEYQMNGINQIHVNTQIGLTFAAGLRHIVRQDPDVIMVGEIRDLETAEIAIRAALTGHLVFSTLHTNDAPSAVTRLVDMGVEHYLLASCLVGVLAQRLVRVICQGCKSGYAGDGDRLNSLGFPLNGGQVTLYRGEGCESCGFTGYENRKGIFELMQPDEEIRRMIVAKEASNVIGHYARQQGMRTLREDGFEKVRSGLTTLEELVRVTQEV, encoded by the coding sequence ATGGCGACACGCAAGCTCATCGGACGGATCCTGCTGGACCGGAACCTGATCTCTCCCCCGGAGCTGCAGAACGGCCTGGCCCTGCAGCGGGAGCGGCGGGACAGGATTGGCCGCATCCTGCTGGACCTGGGATACCTCTCGGAACAGGACCTGCTGGCCGCCCTCTCGGCCCAGCACGGGACGGAGCTCATCCCGGCCAAGGACTTTCCGGCCGTGCCCCTGATGGTCGACAAACTGTCCCCCAAGTTTCTCCGCCAGTTCAGGATCCTGCCTCTGGACCAGGAGGACGGCGTGTTGACGGTGGCCATGGCCGATCCCTCCGACCGCAATACCCTGGAGTCCCTGCGCATGTTCACCGGGGTGGAGGTCCGGGTGCGCCTGGGCCGGGAAGCCGAGATCGACGAGGCCCTGGAACGGCTCTATGGGGGATCCGACGAGTGGGCCAAGGCGGTGCAGGAGTCGGACGAAGCTCTGGACGAGGCCGAGGGCATCGCCGAGAACATCGAGCAGCTTCGGGACATGGCTTCGGAAGTCCCGGTGATTCGCATGGTCAACCAGATGATCTCCCGGGCGGTGGAGCGCCGGGCCAGCGACATTCACCTGGAGCCCTTCGAGAAGGACTTCCGGGTGCGCTACCGGATCGACGGCATCCTGCATAACATGGATTCTCCCTCGCCCCAATTGAAGGCCGCCGTCATCTCCCGCCTCAAGCTCATGGCCAAGCTGAACATCGCCGAGCGCCGGCTGCCCCAGGACGGCCGCATCCAGCTCAAGGTGCTGGGAAAGGAGATCGATCTGCGGGTCTCCACCCTGCCCACCCTCTACGGGGAGAGCCTGGTGATGCGCATCCTGGACAAGAGCGACGCCAGCAGCTTCGAGCTGAAGCGCCTGGGGTTCCCCGACGACATCCTGGCCTCCATGGAGAAGCTGACGGCCCTGCCTCACGGCATTCTGCTGGTGACCGGCCCTACCGGAAGCGGCAAGTCCACCACCCTCTACAGCGCCATGAAGGGGATCAACCACCCCGACAAGAAGATCATCACCATCGAGGACCCGGTGGAGTACCAGATGAACGGGATCAACCAGATCCACGTCAACACCCAGATCGGACTCACCTTTGCCGCCGGCCTGCGCCACATCGTGCGCCAGGATCCCGACGTGATCATGGTGGGGGAGATCCGCGACCTGGAGACAGCCGAGATCGCCATCCGGGCGGCCCTCACCGGTCACCTGGTCTTCAGCACGCTCCACACCAACGACGCCCCCAGCGCCGTTACCCGGCTGGTGGACATGGGCGTGGAGCACTACCTGCTGGCCTCCTGCCTGGTAGGAGTGCTGGCGCAGCGGCTGGTGCGTGTCATCTGCCAAGGCTGCAAGTCGGGCTACGCCGGGGATGGGGACCGGCTGAACTCCCTGGGGTTTCCCCTCAACGGCGGCCAGGTCACGCTTTACCGAGGCGAGGGGTGTGAGTCCTGCGGCTTTACAGGGTACGAAAACCGTAAAGGAATCTTCGAGCTGATGCAGCCCGACGAGGAGATCCGCCGCATGATCGTAGCCAAGGAGGCCTCCAATGTCATCGGGCACTATGCGCGGCAACAGGGCATGAGGACGCTGCGGGAGGACGGCTTCGAAAAAGTACGGTCCGGTCTCACCACTTTGGAAGAGCTGGTCCGGGTAACGCAGGAAGTTTGA
- a CDS encoding GxxExxY protein encodes MDAQDVQDKDKQDEKLLHEKLTRSIIGCAFEVINELGSGFLESVYEKAMMIALSDAGLSVECQKPIKVFFRGKPIGDYFADLLVEEKVVVELKVVKALVPEHAAQTINYLNATGIQVGLLINFGKPTLEFKRFTRSNTDEQGLKTAVS; translated from the coding sequence ATCGATGCACAGGATGTACAGGATAAAGACAAACAGGATGAAAAGCTGCTGCATGAGAAGCTGACCCGTTCGATTATCGGGTGCGCGTTTGAGGTCATTAATGAGCTTGGGAGTGGTTTTTTGGAGTCCGTATATGAGAAGGCCATGATGATTGCCCTCTCCGATGCAGGACTCTCTGTTGAGTGTCAGAAGCCGATCAAGGTCTTCTTTCGGGGGAAGCCGATTGGCGACTATTTTGCCGATCTACTCGTTGAAGAAAAGGTGGTGGTCGAACTCAAGGTCGTGAAAGCTCTCGTCCCGGAGCATGCGGCCCAGACCATCAACTACTTGAACGCGACTGGAATCCAGGTAGGACTGCTCATCAATTTCGGCAAACCCACTCTCGAATTCAAACGCTTTACCCGAAGCAACACGGATGAACAGGGCTTGAAGACGGCTGTCTCCTGA
- a CDS encoding type II secretion system F family protein — MPTFFYKAVGKDGGIVNGVVEESTDRAAAVKLQDMGLVPIQLGTRQSRRLWDLELRWNLSGVRSKDLMFFTQELSTLVNSGLPLDRSLAICKELSDKQRLQSLIDEILKDIKRGRSLADSLSSHPRVFSKLYVNMVRAGEASGSLPLVLERLVEFQQSADELRSYLISSLIYPTLLTLVGGASIVVLLNYVIPKFAEVFQDAGQAMPLPTQILLSLSEFTTSYWWIILLGVALLAGGFSRMVASERGRWWWDRLKLRTLVIGEILTKVEMARISRTLGTLVHNAVPLVQALGIVREISGNRVIAQAIRTVAEGVKRGEGVALPMRRAQVFPPLAVHLVEVGEETGRLDAMLLRLAEVYDKDVRSAVKNFIALFEPVMILIMGVVVGAIVISMLLAIVSINEVPI, encoded by the coding sequence ATGCCTACCTTCTTCTATAAGGCAGTCGGCAAGGACGGCGGGATCGTCAACGGGGTGGTGGAGGAATCCACCGACAGGGCGGCCGCCGTCAAGCTGCAGGACATGGGCCTGGTTCCCATCCAGCTCGGGACCCGGCAGAGTCGTCGCCTCTGGGACCTGGAGTTGCGCTGGAACCTGTCCGGCGTTCGCTCCAAGGACCTCATGTTCTTTACCCAGGAGTTGTCCACCCTGGTCAACTCCGGCCTGCCCCTCGACCGAAGCCTGGCCATTTGCAAGGAGCTTTCGGACAAGCAGCGGCTCCAGTCGCTGATCGACGAAATTCTGAAGGACATCAAGCGCGGCAGGTCCCTGGCGGACAGCCTCTCGTCCCATCCCCGGGTCTTCTCCAAGCTTTACGTCAACATGGTGCGAGCCGGAGAAGCCAGCGGAAGCCTCCCCCTGGTGTTGGAGCGCCTGGTGGAGTTCCAGCAGTCGGCCGACGAGTTGAGAAGCTATCTCATCTCCTCGCTGATCTATCCGACCCTGCTGACCCTGGTCGGGGGAGCCTCCATCGTGGTTCTGCTGAACTACGTCATTCCCAAGTTTGCCGAAGTCTTTCAGGATGCGGGGCAGGCCATGCCCCTGCCGACGCAGATCCTGCTCTCCCTCAGCGAGTTCACCACCAGCTATTGGTGGATCATCCTGCTGGGAGTGGCGCTTCTGGCAGGCGGGTTTTCCCGCATGGTGGCCAGCGAGCGGGGCCGGTGGTGGTGGGACCGGCTCAAGCTGCGGACACTGGTGATCGGCGAGATCCTGACCAAGGTGGAGATGGCCCGAATCTCCCGCACGCTGGGGACGCTGGTCCACAACGCCGTTCCGCTGGTGCAGGCCCTGGGCATCGTGAGGGAAATCAGCGGCAATCGGGTCATCGCCCAGGCGATCCGCACGGTGGCCGAAGGGGTCAAGCGGGGAGAGGGAGTGGCGCTTCCCATGCGGCGAGCCCAGGTCTTTCCGCCCCTGGCCGTCCATCTCGTCGAGGTGGGCGAGGAGACGGGGCGCCTGGATGCCATGCTGCTGCGGCTGGCCGAGGTCTACGACAAGGACGTCCGCTCGGCGGTCAAGAACTTCATCGCCCTGTTCGAGCCGGTCATGATCCTGATCATGGGCGTGGTGGTCGGGGCCATCGTCATCTCCATGCTGCTCGCGATCGTGAGCATCAACGAAGTGCCTATTTGA
- the gspG gene encoding type II secretion system major pseudopilin GspG: MISLKSIPFHRPFDRRVEAPAARRQRGFTLIELLVVMVIIGLLGALVGPRLFRNIGRSRVTAAKTQIAMFQSALGQYKLEVGVFPSTEEGLTALRVRPTSARNWDGPYLQKEIPLDPWSNEYVYRFPGEFGDQPDIISYGADGREGGEDENADVVSWR; encoded by the coding sequence ATGATTTCACTAAAATCCATACCGTTCCACCGGCCCTTCGACAGGCGGGTTGAAGCGCCCGCAGCTCGACGCCAGCGGGGTTTCACGCTCATCGAGCTATTGGTGGTGATGGTGATCATCGGTCTGCTGGGAGCCCTGGTGGGGCCCCGGCTGTTCCGCAATATCGGGAGGAGCAGGGTCACGGCGGCCAAGACGCAGATCGCCATGTTCCAAAGCGCCCTGGGCCAGTACAAATTGGAAGTCGGTGTCTTTCCCAGCACCGAAGAGGGGCTGACGGCTCTCCGGGTTCGGCCCACGTCGGCCCGGAACTGGGACGGGCCCTACCTGCAAAAGGAGATCCCGCTGGATCCCTGGAGCAACGAGTATGTCTACCGCTTCCCTGGCGAGTTCGGGGATCAACCCGACATCATTTCCTACGGAGCCGACGGCCGTGAAGGCGGCGAGGATGAGAACGCCGACGTGGTCAGTTGGAGATAG
- a CDS encoding GspH/FimT family protein has product MALTSNRDRAGFTLLEVLVVLVLVSVITAVVAPALGTGTQTLRLQSAARHVAATLRLARASAIRQQEVYLVSFDRERGQVTMARGDLDDQRSFDLPRDVRLERAVLLNDTARAERPSPDPVTFFFAPNGAAQSLEVRLVNARGRSLRVVQDSFRRSPRIEPVPPEEQ; this is encoded by the coding sequence GTGGCACTCACATCAAACAGAGACAGAGCCGGTTTCACGCTGCTGGAAGTGCTGGTGGTCCTGGTGCTGGTGTCCGTGATCACGGCAGTGGTGGCGCCCGCCTTGGGAACCGGCACCCAGACTCTGCGATTGCAGAGCGCGGCGCGCCACGTCGCCGCCACGCTACGGCTGGCTCGGGCCAGTGCGATCCGGCAGCAGGAGGTCTACCTGGTGAGCTTCGACCGGGAAAGAGGTCAAGTGACCATGGCCAGAGGCGACCTCGACGATCAAAGGTCGTTCGATCTCCCCCGGGACGTCCGCCTTGAAAGGGCGGTTCTCTTGAACGACACCGCTCGAGCGGAGCGTCCCTCGCCCGATCCCGTGACTTTCTTCTTTGCACCCAACGGGGCCGCCCAGTCGCTGGAAGTGAGGCTTGTCAATGCCCGGGGCAGGTCGTTGAGAGTGGTGCAGGACTCCTTTCGCCGCTCACCGCGCATCGAGCCGGTTCCGCCGGAAGAGCAATAG
- a CDS encoding prepilin-type N-terminal cleavage/methylation domain-containing protein, producing the protein MPHKPAARPARREPRPRSADGAGGFTLLEILVAMTILGVGFVALFGLLSTSLGTVSRIGDRETLVRSAQMKLNELCLSLRQGREPPRRSGEFAGKYRWRAEIRTVAGDEETAAQPDYRLARVRLRVTWQGSRAENQYLLETMTWVPSPREQ; encoded by the coding sequence ATGCCACACAAACCAGCCGCCAGGCCCGCCCGCCGGGAGCCCCGCCCGAGGAGTGCCGACGGCGCCGGGGGGTTCACCCTGCTGGAGATCCTGGTGGCCATGACCATTCTGGGGGTTGGTTTCGTGGCGCTCTTTGGCCTGTTGTCCACTTCGCTGGGCACCGTTTCCCGCATCGGAGACCGGGAAACCCTGGTCCGGTCGGCCCAGATGAAGTTGAACGAGTTGTGCCTGAGCCTGAGGCAGGGTCGGGAGCCTCCCCGTCGGTCCGGGGAATTTGCCGGGAAGTACCGTTGGCGGGCCGAAATCCGGACTGTCGCCGGCGACGAGGAAACGGCAGCCCAGCCGGACTACCGGCTCGCCAGGGTTCGGTTGCGGGTCACCTGGCAGGGGAGTCGGGCCGAGAATCAATACCTCCTGGAAACCATGACATGGGTCCCGAGTCCACGCGAGCAATGA
- a CDS encoding prepilin-type N-terminal cleavage/methylation domain-containing protein, with protein sequence MTSRPPRLSPPSGFTLMELLVSFTLIGLLAVFIHLGYGIGLSAREKAEVALQEFQTNEAALDVVSRQISAMVPYFSHQEHEGSPVEVLLFRASPQGLGFVSTYSAAARRTQGLMFVQYFTETSRDGTGRMLLLNERPLSRDPELPGTVIAGISRTEDNRFLVELAEPEVRTDSLTLAQGLSSVAFQTFSRTREEYESRGLGRRWTRTLGRLAARNRELLPAGIRMRLEWQEPGPFGSREFTIAVPVQGQ encoded by the coding sequence ATGACCAGCCGTCCACCAAGATTGTCCCCTCCCTCCGGATTCACCCTCATGGAGCTGCTGGTCAGCTTCACCCTGATCGGTCTGCTGGCCGTTTTCATCCACCTGGGCTACGGAATCGGACTCAGCGCCCGCGAAAAAGCCGAGGTGGCCCTGCAGGAGTTTCAGACCAACGAAGCGGCCCTGGATGTCGTCAGTCGTCAAATCAGCGCCATGGTTCCCTATTTCTCCCACCAGGAACACGAGGGGAGTCCGGTGGAAGTGCTGCTCTTCCGGGCCTCCCCGCAAGGCCTCGGTTTTGTGAGCACCTATTCGGCGGCTGCGCGCCGCACCCAGGGGCTGATGTTCGTGCAGTACTTTACGGAAACCTCCAGGGACGGGACGGGTCGGATGTTGCTGCTGAACGAGCGACCGCTTTCCCGGGATCCCGAGCTGCCGGGCACTGTCATCGCCGGCATCTCCAGAACCGAGGACAATCGGTTCCTGGTCGAGCTGGCGGAGCCCGAGGTCCGGACGGATTCTCTCACTCTGGCTCAGGGTCTCTCTTCGGTGGCCTTCCAGACCTTCTCCCGGACCCGGGAAGAGTATGAAAGCAGAGGATTGGGCCGCAGGTGGACCAGGACGCTGGGAAGGCTGGCTGCCAGGAACAGGGAGCTGCTGCCGGCCGGAATCCGGATGAGACTGGAGTGGCAGGAACCGGGGCCGTTCGGCTCGAGGGAATTTACGATCGCCGTACCCGTGCAGGGTCAATGA
- a CDS encoding type II secretion system protein GspK → MQPVSRDCRGVILISVLWIMVGLSLLALTLAVTVRTEATLARASGDSEQAYFFARGALEAVLYRMAFPDPDKEKQEALFPYAGGMNHYWLRSDRIACHVAVMDEAGKLDLNVVREETLQRLLRVLGVNRTRAESVARSVVAWRTPGSEPGASAAPRRPYRFVEELLRVPGVSRELFHGRPVRQEDGKVAFRRGLADFVTVYSGSSRINVNYAEPEVLAALPGVSWDRAQSLAEARTTGLLDAADLSDRLPGDALPFVTVQPSEAFCLVATARLEGSSTRRSLKVVVRLDGSSRQRHWRLAWYDETWPSPAVRRFSQRPLPERGVAGMDRMG, encoded by the coding sequence ATGCAACCCGTTTCCCGGGATTGTCGAGGCGTCATCTTGATATCGGTTTTGTGGATCATGGTCGGATTGTCTCTGCTGGCGCTGACCCTGGCGGTGACCGTCAGAACCGAGGCCACCCTGGCCCGGGCCTCCGGAGATTCGGAGCAGGCCTACTTCTTTGCCAGGGGCGCCCTGGAAGCCGTGCTCTATCGGATGGCCTTCCCGGATCCTGACAAGGAGAAGCAGGAGGCCCTGTTCCCCTATGCCGGGGGGATGAACCACTATTGGCTGAGGAGCGACCGCATCGCCTGCCACGTGGCCGTGATGGACGAGGCCGGCAAGCTGGACCTCAACGTTGTCCGGGAGGAAACTCTGCAACGTCTGCTGAGGGTCCTGGGGGTGAACCGGACCCGGGCCGAATCCGTCGCCAGGTCGGTGGTCGCCTGGAGAACTCCGGGTTCGGAGCCCGGGGCTTCGGCCGCGCCGAGACGGCCCTACCGCTTCGTGGAAGAGCTCCTGCGGGTCCCCGGTGTCAGCCGGGAGTTGTTCCATGGTCGTCCCGTCCGGCAGGAGGACGGGAAGGTGGCCTTTCGCCGGGGGCTGGCGGACTTCGTGACGGTCTACTCCGGCTCCAGTCGGATCAATGTGAACTATGCCGAGCCGGAAGTGCTGGCGGCGCTGCCGGGCGTCAGTTGGGACAGGGCCCAATCCCTGGCCGAGGCTCGAACGACCGGCCTGCTGGACGCCGCCGACCTCTCCGACCGGCTGCCCGGGGATGCGCTGCCCTTTGTCACCGTCCAACCCTCTGAAGCCTTTTGCCTGGTGGCCACGGCCCGGCTCGAGGGGAGCTCCACCCGCAGGAGCCTCAAAGTGGTTGTCAGGCTCGACGGATCATCCAGGCAGCGGCATTGGCGCCTGGCCTGGTATGACGAGACCTGGCCCTCGCCCGCGGTACGCAGATTTTCTCAACGTCCCCTTCCCGAGAGGGGGGTCGCCGGCATGGATCGGATGGGGTAA